The genomic DNA CTTTTGCAGGGGCTGCcttaaatatgaaaaacaaatgcataagTCCTTTTATACAAGGAAAActttcagaaagtatttcttctAAGAGACTGTTTCAAATCTAAATTTCTAAAGAAGTCTGTCTGCTTACCTCTGTTAGAACATGAAAAGTATAGGCATAAAATGGTCTGGAGTAAACAAACACAGGCAAAACGTAGTCTTTTCTAGCAATTGAGGCAACACGTATCGCCTCCTTAACCCGATAGTGAACAAATTTTAGTGCATTTGGACTTGACTTCAGTATATAATCCAGGTATATAGAAGGGTAGAGAGCAGTGCTTTCCTTCCACAACCAAAGCAGGAGGTCATTGCGGGAAGACTCAATGGCTGGGCATCTCCCTGTGTATGTTTGGGGGTGTTCTTTGTAATCATAGTTGTAGCAGTCTGGGTAGAGATAGTAACCCCACAAACCATTTGGTCTCATATGCTCAGCCAGAAGGATGGTGTTGTTCATAAAACTCTTGCCAGCATTTTCAAATTCCTCTTTAGCCACTTTCCTAATTCTGTGCTCTGACCACTGAGGATGCCGTCTCCTAACCATCTCCAGAGATTTATTCCTATAAATGCTTTTATTGCCCCAGTTCCTATCCCACTGGGGCCTCCAGTTTTCCCAGTCAATGACTGCAAGTCCCTGAAATTTCTTCATGGGTATGCAATAGTCAATGTCAGACTTTGCTTTATTAAGGTGTTTGATAAGACTTTCATTCTGGGGCACCCCTCCATTGACAGGGTCTCCATCATCTGAGTAGTAGGGATAGTATCCCAAATGAGTGTGATAAAAGATTGTCACATTGGATCCGCTCAAAGTCTCATTGGTGTTGGATGCAATGTCAAAAACACTGAGATCCAGGTCTACCTTGTACCGCAGCCTGCACTGCTCAGTTGGCGCGTTCCAGACAACCATGAAAGGCTTGTGCAGAACCAAAGGGACCCGTGCTGGCTTCGGCAGCTGAGCGTCAACCACGGTAAGCAGTGCCACCACTGCTAACCGTTTGACCCAAACATCCatggtatatttttttctgggaaattgTTTTGATGTgtccttgaaaacaaaaaaaaaaaaccaaaactgttaGAAAGGCAGTAGCCACGCTGGAGGCAGATAGGATGGCAAAGGGAtgccttttggttttatttgcttttgttaacGTTATACCCAGCACAAACAGAGTAAGGTGAAAACTATGATCTTGTAAAAATTAAGTCTAATTTCAAAGGCTTTGAAAGACTTTTTGATAGACTTTGTTGTCTTGAAGTGTGTTCTGATGGTcagcttttttttgctttctttctcacCCAGACGTCTGCCACAGTTGCTTCAGACCTTTCCTTAACACTTTTTTGGTTCCTGATGTTTACAAAAAATGAGTTAATAGAAGAATAACTTAAAACAatagtttaaaacaaatgtgCTGCTCATTTGAAATTTCAGCTTCCAAGCATGTTCTGCTATGGTCAGTCTGACTTGCCTGGAACATCATCGCAGTGGGGCTAAGCCCTTTTTTGCTATCTGTATGTGGTAATGGTCACTAAAGGAAAGGTAATTCAAACAAAAGGCAAATACTTCTACTTCACACAGATTAATCAAGAGAACTCAGAAACGCTGTAATTTCAGCATATCTGGGAAAAAAGTGTATTGTTATCTACccttgaatttaattttcattttctaaatgaagaGATGCAAGAGAGATAATCAGTCTGCAGGCTAAAAGGGTGATACTATTAATGACTTAATGGTTTAAGCTACTTActatactgaaaacaaattaaatatcaatatgttaaagaaaataaaatgtggatC from Falco rusticolus isolate bFalRus1 chromosome 5, bFalRus1.pri, whole genome shotgun sequence includes the following:
- the LOC119149377 gene encoding hyaluronidase-1-like is translated as MDVWVKRLAVVALLTVVDAQLPKPARVPLVLHKPFMVVWNAPTEQCRLRYKVDLDLSVFDIASNTNETLSGSNVTIFYHTHLGYYPYYSDDGDPVNGGVPQNESLIKHLNKAKSDIDYCIPMKKFQGLAVIDWENWRPQWDRNWGNKSIYRNKSLEMVRRRHPQWSEHRIRKVAKEEFENAGKSFMNNTILLAEHMRPNGLWGYYLYPDCYNYDYKEHPQTYTGRCPAIESSRNDLLLWLWKESTALYPSIYLDYILKSSPNALKFVHYRVKEAIRVASIARKDYVLPVFVYSRPFYAYTFHVLTETDLVNTIGESAALGAAGVVLWGSMQYASSKDSCSTVKRYIDGPLGHYVINVTSAAKLCSKVLCKKNGRCIRQNSDSSAYLHLSPTNFKIRVRHSERGPRFQVTGEPSLENIEAMRQRFMCQCYQGWTGIFCELPDQRLMERWVHLVFSRSRKQKLYVFLLGAMQLLLLCTTH